From Candidatus Thermoplasmatota archaeon, the proteins below share one genomic window:
- a CDS encoding AAA family ATPase, with protein MFVNRLQRLGYNILLSGSNSKLLSKELSSHLGGRTLTLEILPFSFKEFLIAKHLTTIKETDEEIGRIKNQLQEYLQWGGYPEIIMDISDPDLRKNI; from the coding sequence TTGTTTGTGAACCGACTGCAGCGACTTGGATACAATATTCTCTTAAGTGGAAGCAATAGCAAACTTCTCAGTAAAGAACTCAGCAGTCATCTTGGGGGTAGAACACTCACGCTTGAAATTCTTCCCTTTAGCTTTAAAGAGTTCCTTATTGCAAAACACCTTACTACCATTAAAGAAACAGATGAGGAAATCGGTAGGATAAAAAATCAATTACAAGAATATCTCCAATGGGGCGGATATCCTGAGATTATCATGGATATATCTGATCCGGATCTCAGAAAAAATATCTGA
- a CDS encoding nucleotidyl transferase AbiEii/AbiGii toxin family protein: SKQFTQTANTIMLYSPYPDIPPIEVRVPKSEEIIADKISAIIQRDKARDVHDLYFLLKQGGKIDYSLIKRKVLDFTPEKLREKILEKKNTWKSIEPLIVTKLPTLEEEMTYILSFFK, from the coding sequence TCAAAACAATTTACCCAGACAGCAAACACAATTATGCTTTACTCACCATACCCAGATATACCTCCTATCGAGGTCCGAGTACCAAAATCTGAGGAAATAATCGCTGATAAAATCTCAGCAATCATTCAACGAGACAAAGCCCGTGATGTTCATGATTTGTATTTCCTCTTGAAGCAAGGTGGAAAAATTGATTATTCATTAATCAAAAGAAAAGTTTTAGATTTCACCCCTGAAAAATTGAGGGAGAAAATCTTAGAGAAAAAAAATACTTGGAAAAGTATTGAGCCGCTCATTGTAACAAAACTCCCTACGTTAGAGGAAGAAATGACCTATATTTTATCGTTCTTCAAATAG